The following proteins are co-located in the Chryseobacterium daecheongense genome:
- a CDS encoding isoaspartyl peptidase/L-asparaginase, with product MKIIIHGGFFSESDQSHEVKVAKQNSLKNIAQKAFDYLQSNSAFDTVAYAVSLLEDDALFNAGIGSQIQSDGIIRMSAAIMDGETQKLSGVINIQDVKNPVFVAKDLMKEEDRVLGGSGAKKYASEHGFEDFSTEIPQRRKEYEAKINNGGKGTVGCVAIDKDGKLAVATSTGGKGFEIPGRISDSATVAGNYANSFCAVSCTGVGEDIVSNATATKIVTRVTDGMKLKDAFHKTFEELKTIDGFAGAIAIDKDGNIYHQDSYPTMVFASFDGENFEIFN from the coding sequence ATGAAAATAATCATCCACGGTGGTTTCTTTTCCGAAAGTGACCAAAGCCATGAAGTAAAAGTTGCCAAACAAAATTCATTAAAAAATATTGCACAAAAAGCATTTGATTATCTGCAATCCAATTCAGCTTTTGATACCGTAGCGTATGCAGTATCTCTTCTTGAAGATGATGCCCTGTTCAATGCAGGAATAGGTTCCCAAATCCAAAGTGATGGTATCATTCGGATGAGTGCAGCGATCATGGATGGAGAAACACAGAAATTAAGTGGTGTTATTAATATTCAGGATGTTAAAAATCCCGTATTTGTAGCAAAGGATTTAATGAAGGAGGAAGATCGTGTTTTAGGAGGTAGTGGTGCAAAAAAATATGCCTCAGAACATGGTTTTGAAGATTTCTCTACAGAAATTCCCCAAAGAAGAAAAGAATACGAAGCAAAAATCAATAACGGTGGAAAAGGAACTGTAGGCTGTGTAGCCATAGACAAAGATGGAAAACTTGCTGTTGCCACTTCAACCGGTGGAAAAGGGTTTGAAATTCCCGGAAGAATTTCTGATTCAGCTACTGTTGCCGGAAATTACGCCAATTCATTTTGTGCCGTAAGCTGCACTGGTGTAGGTGAAGATATTGTAAGCAATGCTACAGCAACAAAAATTGTGACCCGGGTAACTGATGGAATGAAATTGAAAGATGCATTTCATAAAACCTTTGAGGAATTAAAAACTATTGATGGCTTTGCAGGTGCGATTGCTATTGATAAAGATGGAAATATCTATCATCAGGACTCTTATCCTACGATGGTTTTTGCAAGTTTTGATGGTGAAAATTTTGAAATATTCAATTAA
- a CDS encoding MgtC/SapB family protein, protein MISINDILPIVFSIVIGGIIGIEREYQLKSAGLRTMILVTLGSCMFTMLSLSLGVEGSPDRIAANIITGIGFVGAGVIFKEENRVSGLTTAVTIWICAALGMTIGAEYYKEALIGSLSVVLLLVLFKYIQNVIDRITTRYTYQITLSYNDEVVDKYEALFKEYGLKSSRGKQMRIGEKYTIIWRVQGALKNHEACTKILFNDEGIDEFKF, encoded by the coding sequence ATGATTAGTATAAACGATATACTCCCTATAGTATTTTCGATTGTAATTGGAGGAATCATCGGGATCGAAAGAGAGTACCAGTTAAAATCTGCAGGACTTAGGACAATGATATTAGTGACATTGGGTTCGTGTATGTTTACCATGCTATCTTTGAGTCTTGGTGTCGAGGGAAGTCCGGATCGGATTGCAGCTAATATTATTACAGGAATCGGCTTTGTAGGGGCGGGAGTTATTTTTAAGGAGGAAAACAGGGTATCGGGGCTTACAACAGCTGTGACTATTTGGATTTGTGCGGCACTGGGTATGACGATAGGTGCGGAATATTATAAGGAAGCTCTTATCGGTTCCCTATCTGTAGTTTTACTTTTGGTCCTTTTCAAATATATACAGAACGTTATCGATAGGATTACAACCCGCTATACTTATCAGATTACCCTTTCTTATAATGATGAAGTGGTGGATAAATATGAAGCCCTTTTCAAAGAATATGGACTAAAATCTAGCAGGGGTAAACAGATGAGGATCGGAGAGAAATATACGATCATATGGCGTGTACAGGGAGCTTTGAAAAATCATGAGGCTTGTACAAAAATACTGTTTAATGATGAAGGAATCGATGAGTTCAAATTTTAA
- a CDS encoding 2-dehydropantoate 2-reductase gives MNKKHIVIIGLGGVGGYFGFKISQNNETFHQYIISFVARGETYKKVKAEGLTLISTEHRYSKTWANSVYENIGEIVKPDLVLICVKEYDLERVCQELKEVITENTILLPMMNGADIYDRIRKIIPAHVILPSCVYVASHIKEKGVVEHKGKTGKLIIGRDPQNFSQNIDWVINVLKESRIDFDFKDDALTDIWTKFTFIASFGLVTAKYNSSIGTVCTDPAQKNEAEEIMKEIKAIADKKGILLEDNIIENTFEKASAFPHETPTSLQLDINSGKRESELELFAGAIIKYGNENGIKVPFTQKIYDEIKAKIK, from the coding sequence ATGAATAAAAAACATATTGTAATCATAGGTTTAGGAGGTGTAGGGGGCTATTTTGGCTTTAAAATAAGCCAGAATAATGAAACTTTCCACCAATATATCATATCATTTGTTGCAAGAGGTGAAACCTATAAAAAAGTGAAAGCGGAGGGCTTGACCTTAATTTCCACTGAACACCGATATAGTAAAACATGGGCTAATTCAGTTTATGAAAATATCGGGGAAATTGTAAAACCTGATCTTGTATTGATTTGTGTAAAAGAATACGACCTGGAAAGAGTTTGTCAAGAACTGAAAGAAGTCATTACTGAAAATACCATTTTATTACCTATGATGAATGGTGCTGATATTTATGACAGAATAAGAAAAATAATTCCTGCTCATGTTATATTGCCTTCATGTGTTTATGTAGCTTCTCATATAAAAGAAAAAGGAGTTGTAGAACATAAAGGGAAAACTGGAAAGTTGATTATTGGCAGGGATCCACAAAATTTTTCCCAAAACATAGATTGGGTAATCAATGTTCTCAAAGAAAGCAGGATCGATTTTGATTTTAAAGATGATGCCTTAACTGATATCTGGACCAAATTTACTTTTATAGCAAGTTTCGGACTGGTAACAGCTAAATACAACTCCTCTATTGGTACCGTTTGTACAGATCCTGCACAAAAAAATGAGGCAGAAGAAATAATGAAGGAAATAAAAGCAATTGCAGATAAAAAGGGGATTTTACTTGAAGATAATATCATCGAGAATACTTTTGAAAAAGCATCAGCATTTCCTCATGAAACTCCTACTTCCCTTCAATTGGATATTAATTCCGGAAAAAGAGAAAGTGAACTGGAATTATTTGCAGGAGCAATTATCAAATATGGAAATGAAAACGGAATCAAGGTACCTTTTACTCAAAAAATATATGATGAAATAAAGGCTAAGATAAAATAA
- the ssb gene encoding single-stranded DNA-binding protein: MSLRNKVTLIGYTGKEVEMINFDSGNVKASVSLATSDHYTNAKGEKVEETQWHNLIAFGKVAEILQKYVPKGKEIAIEGKLTYRSYDDKDGVKRYITEIRVDEILLLGGNK, translated from the coding sequence ATGTCACTAAGAAACAAAGTAACATTAATCGGTTACACAGGAAAAGAAGTAGAAATGATCAACTTCGACAGTGGAAATGTAAAAGCAAGCGTGTCTTTAGCAACGAGTGATCACTACACCAATGCAAAAGGTGAAAAAGTAGAAGAAACACAATGGCATAATCTGATTGCCTTTGGAAAAGTTGCGGAGATCCTTCAGAAGTATGTTCCCAAAGGAAAAGAAATTGCTATTGAGGGAAAGCTTACCTACAGATCTTATGATGATAAAGATGGTGTAAAAAGGTATATTACAGAAATAAGGGTTGATGAAATCCTGCTGTTAGGGGGTAATAAATAA
- a CDS encoding GNAT family N-acetyltransferase — MKNKASAEILEKWLKGWSLSRELPLPVPYKSGFTVDVNAPMQKKRYLFSEPNDDFIQLSKIIDEPWVYLKVSSTFETFKDKIPSKWKIQGDQYMMSCFHPMVALKRCLPDDYTIHHDVYNSTHVVRVMTKNGNEQGAIGRVAIVDDMAVYDQIITDEKHRRKGLASLLMKELEKIALSKGAWNNFLVATTEGKSLYETLGWEIYSPYTSIVIPSDDSLDD, encoded by the coding sequence ATGAAAAATAAAGCTTCAGCCGAAATATTAGAAAAGTGGTTGAAAGGATGGTCGTTATCAAGAGAATTACCTTTACCGGTTCCATATAAATCCGGTTTTACTGTTGATGTCAATGCTCCTATGCAGAAAAAGCGATATCTGTTTTCTGAACCTAATGATGATTTTATTCAGCTGTCGAAGATAATTGATGAACCATGGGTATACCTGAAAGTTTCCTCAACTTTTGAAACTTTTAAGGATAAAATCCCCTCAAAATGGAAAATTCAGGGTGACCAGTATATGATGTCATGTTTTCATCCCATGGTTGCTTTAAAGCGTTGTCTCCCAGATGACTACACGATTCATCATGACGTGTATAATTCTACGCATGTTGTAAGGGTAATGACCAAAAATGGAAATGAGCAGGGAGCGATAGGAAGAGTTGCTATTGTTGATGATATGGCTGTGTATGATCAGATCATTACAGATGAGAAACACAGAAGAAAAGGACTTGCTTCTTTACTAATGAAAGAACTTGAAAAAATAGCACTGTCAAAAGGCGCCTGGAATAATTTTCTGGTGGCCACTACAGAGGGTAAATCATTATATGAAACTTTAGGGTGGGAGATTTACAGTCCTTACACTTCTATTGTGATTCCATCCGATGATTCTCTGGATGACTGA
- the hisS gene encoding histidine--tRNA ligase has translation MKPSLAKGTRDFTAQEVSRRKYIINILQNNFQLFGFQPLETPSFENLSTLTGKYGEEGDRLIFKILNSSINEAKEDKKTQMLTDFQKALDKPFSSESLTDKALRYDLTVPFARFVAMNHGQLTFPYKRYQIQPVWRADRPQKGRFREFYQCDADVVGSESLLQEVELIQLYLKSFSDLKVSVTIHVNNRKILSGLAEYAGITDKLIDFTVALDKLDKIGKDGVIKELLERGISPESIDKLDFLFSQSDDALENLLQLKEKFVGNEIGLKGVEELEFVLTQSLSLGVDLQNLVFDITLARGLDYYTGAIFEVKADEAQMGSIGGGGRYDNLTAVFGVKNIPGIGISFGLDRIYLVMEELGLFPEEASSKVEYLFANFGGEETLEALKLIIQLRAKGISAELYPESAKINKQFTYAEKKGIKNLVFLGEEEIKNRTVTFKNLEAGEQKTVSLEEFLG, from the coding sequence ATGAAGCCAAGCTTAGCAAAAGGAACGAGAGATTTTACCGCACAGGAAGTTTCAAGAAGAAAATATATCATTAATATTTTACAGAATAATTTTCAATTATTTGGATTCCAGCCTTTGGAGACACCAAGTTTTGAAAATCTTTCGACATTAACGGGGAAATATGGAGAAGAGGGAGATCGGTTAATTTTTAAGATCCTGAACTCGAGCATCAATGAAGCTAAAGAAGATAAAAAGACACAGATGCTTACCGATTTTCAAAAAGCATTGGATAAGCCTTTCAGTTCAGAAAGTCTTACGGACAAAGCTCTTCGCTATGATCTTACCGTACCTTTTGCGAGATTCGTGGCAATGAATCACGGGCAATTAACATTTCCATACAAACGATATCAGATTCAACCGGTTTGGAGAGCTGACCGCCCTCAAAAAGGAAGGTTCAGGGAATTTTACCAGTGTGATGCCGATGTAGTAGGCAGTGAAAGTCTTTTACAGGAAGTAGAGCTGATTCAGCTGTATCTGAAATCTTTCTCAGACTTGAAAGTTTCGGTAACGATTCATGTCAACAACAGGAAAATCCTTTCCGGATTGGCAGAATATGCAGGAATTACAGATAAGCTTATTGATTTTACTGTAGCACTTGATAAATTGGATAAGATCGGAAAAGACGGTGTAATCAAGGAATTGCTTGAAAGAGGAATTTCCCCGGAATCTATCGATAAACTGGATTTCTTATTCTCTCAATCGGATGATGCTTTGGAAAATCTTCTTCAGCTGAAGGAGAAATTTGTAGGAAATGAAATAGGATTGAAAGGAGTAGAGGAACTGGAGTTTGTTCTTACGCAATCTTTGAGTCTTGGCGTAGATTTGCAGAATCTTGTTTTCGATATTACTTTAGCAAGAGGATTAGATTATTATACAGGAGCTATCTTTGAAGTGAAAGCCGATGAAGCTCAAATGGGTTCTATCGGTGGTGGTGGAAGATATGATAATCTTACGGCTGTATTCGGGGTTAAAAATATTCCGGGTATCGGTATCTCTTTCGGATTAGACAGGATTTATCTGGTTATGGAAGAGCTAGGTCTTTTCCCGGAAGAGGCTTCGTCGAAAGTAGAATATTTGTTTGCTAATTTCGGAGGGGAAGAAACACTTGAAGCTTTAAAGCTAATTATTCAACTCAGAGCAAAGGGGATTTCTGCCGAGCTTTATCCTGAAAGTGCAAAAATTAATAAGCAATTCACTTATGCAGAAAAAAAGGGAATTAAAAACCTGGTATTCCTGGGTGAAGAAGAGATTAAAAACAGAACAGTGACTTTTAAAAACCTTGAAGCCGGAGAGCAAAAAACAGTTTCTTTGGAAGAGTTTTTGGGATAG
- the cphA gene encoding cyanophycin synthetase, which translates to MKIEKIQALRGPNIWSIRRKKLIQMRLDLEEMENFPTNKIEGFRERIEKLIPSLITHRCSEGVRGGFFHRVETGTWMGHVIEHIALEIQTLAGMDTGFGRTRETKTPGVYNVVFDYIEENAGIYAAEEAVKIAEALIEGKEYDISECVHKLKEIRERVRLGPSTGSIVEEAVSRKIPWIRLGTNSLVQLGYGVNQQRFQATITGKTSSIAVDIACNKELTKKMLHDAAIPVPIGDLVTDEEGLEKVIKKIGYPIVLKPLDGNHGKGSSINVNDWESAKIGLQHAQNYSKKTIVEKYITGYDFRVLVINNKMVAAARRVPAHVVGDGEHDIGKLIEKENKDPRRGYGHENVLTEIQIDKDTMELLEKLQYTLETVPQKGEVVFLKSTANLSTGGTSIDVTDMVHPENITMAERISKIIGLDVCGIDIMAENLTQPLKESGGAIIEVNAAPGFRMHLAPSEGLPRNVAAPVVDMLYPQGKPFTIPIIAVTGTNGKTTTTRLISHIVKNNGYRVGFTTSDGIYIQNTMLTKGDTTGPLSAEFVLKDPTVEFAVLETARGGILRSGLGFSQCDIGVLTNIKEDHLGMNDIHNLKDLTRVKRVVLDSVKKSGWSVMNADDEYSMRIVNDLDSNVAIFSLDENNSYIKKFAKEGKITCVYEEGFVTIKKGDWKIRIGRAKDFPITMEGKAKFMIANVLAASLACYLYGFGIEDISNSLRTFIPSAQLTPGRLNIFKFKNFKVLIDFAHNPNGYEAIEDYLKNVESTKKIGIISGVGDRRDEDIRLCGKIAGRMFDYIIIRNEKHLRGRKEEEINGLIIDGINEAGRDVSYEIIPKEIEALKHAIGMAEEGTFITALSDVISNAIDLVQEYQAKELLEDDKI; encoded by the coding sequence ATGAAAATTGAGAAGATACAGGCCTTACGTGGTCCAAATATTTGGAGCATCAGAAGGAAGAAGCTGATACAGATGCGGTTGGACCTCGAAGAGATGGAGAATTTTCCTACCAATAAGATTGAAGGGTTCAGAGAGCGTATAGAAAAATTGATACCTTCCTTGATTACCCATCGCTGTTCGGAGGGCGTAAGAGGAGGCTTTTTTCATAGGGTAGAAACGGGAACCTGGATGGGACATGTTATTGAACACATCGCTCTCGAAATCCAAACCCTGGCAGGAATGGACACCGGATTTGGAAGAACCCGTGAAACAAAAACTCCCGGAGTTTACAATGTAGTATTTGATTATATTGAAGAAAATGCAGGAATTTATGCTGCTGAAGAAGCCGTAAAAATTGCTGAAGCCCTGATCGAAGGAAAAGAATACGATATCAGTGAATGCGTTCATAAATTAAAGGAAATCAGGGAACGTGTTCGTTTAGGTCCTTCTACAGGGAGTATCGTAGAAGAAGCCGTTTCCAGAAAAATTCCATGGATCAGATTAGGAACCAATTCTCTGGTACAATTGGGATACGGAGTTAACCAGCAAAGATTCCAGGCAACGATTACCGGTAAAACAAGCTCAATTGCGGTAGATATTGCATGTAACAAGGAGCTTACCAAAAAGATGCTTCATGATGCGGCAATTCCGGTTCCCATAGGTGACCTTGTAACGGATGAAGAAGGCTTGGAAAAGGTTATTAAAAAAATCGGATATCCGATTGTTCTTAAGCCATTGGATGGGAATCATGGAAAAGGGTCGTCTATCAATGTAAATGATTGGGAAAGTGCTAAAATTGGTCTGCAACATGCCCAGAACTATTCTAAAAAAACGATCGTTGAAAAATATATTACAGGATATGATTTCAGGGTTCTGGTCATTAATAATAAAATGGTTGCAGCAGCCAGACGGGTACCTGCCCACGTGGTAGGTGACGGAGAACATGATATAGGAAAACTGATTGAAAAGGAAAACAAAGATCCGAGGAGAGGTTATGGTCACGAAAATGTTTTAACGGAAATACAAATTGATAAGGATACGATGGAGCTTCTTGAAAAGCTTCAGTATACACTGGAGACGGTTCCTCAGAAAGGAGAAGTCGTTTTCTTGAAATCTACTGCCAATCTTTCTACGGGAGGTACCTCAATTGACGTAACGGATATGGTACATCCTGAAAATATTACCATGGCCGAAAGGATTTCTAAAATCATCGGTCTTGATGTTTGTGGTATCGATATCATGGCTGAAAATCTGACTCAGCCACTCAAAGAAAGTGGTGGGGCCATTATTGAAGTAAATGCAGCTCCTGGATTCAGAATGCATCTTGCTCCAAGTGAAGGTCTTCCGAGGAATGTGGCTGCTCCTGTTGTAGATATGCTGTATCCACAGGGTAAACCTTTTACAATTCCTATTATAGCTGTAACGGGGACTAATGGTAAAACAACCACGACGAGACTGATCTCCCATATTGTTAAAAATAACGGATACAGAGTTGGATTTACAACTTCAGATGGAATCTATATTCAGAATACCATGCTTACAAAAGGAGATACCACAGGTCCGCTTTCCGCTGAATTTGTTTTAAAAGATCCGACTGTAGAATTTGCGGTATTAGAAACTGCCAGAGGAGGAATTCTGCGTTCAGGGTTAGGTTTTTCACAGTGTGATATTGGCGTTTTAACCAATATTAAAGAAGATCACTTGGGGATGAATGATATTCATAATCTAAAAGATCTTACCAGAGTAAAGAGAGTAGTATTGGATAGTGTAAAGAAAAGCGGCTGGAGTGTAATGAATGCCGATGATGAATATTCAATGCGAATTGTAAATGATCTGGACAGCAATGTAGCAATTTTCAGCTTGGACGAGAATAATTCGTATATTAAGAAGTTCGCGAAAGAAGGAAAAATTACATGTGTGTATGAAGAAGGCTTTGTAACCATTAAAAAAGGAGACTGGAAGATCCGCATTGGAAGGGCTAAAGATTTTCCTATTACAATGGAAGGTAAGGCAAAATTCATGATCGCAAATGTTCTGGCAGCAAGTTTAGCCTGCTACCTGTACGGTTTTGGTATTGAGGATATTTCAAATTCACTTAGAACATTTATTCCAAGTGCACAGCTTACACCGGGAAGATTGAATATATTTAAGTTTAAAAATTTTAAGGTTTTAATAGACTTTGCCCATAATCCAAATGGCTACGAGGCGATTGAAGATTATCTTAAAAATGTAGAGTCAACCAAAAAAATTGGAATTATTTCAGGGGTAGGAGACCGGAGAGATGAAGACATACGGTTATGCGGCAAGATTGCGGGGAGAATGTTTGATTACATTATCATAAGAAATGAAAAACATCTTCGGGGAAGGAAAGAAGAGGAAATTAACGGTCTGATTATAGACGGAATTAATGAAGCCGGAAGAGATGTAAGTTATGAGATTATTCCAAAAGAAATTGAGGCATTGAAACATGCTATCGGAATGGCTGAAGAAGGAACATTTATTACTGCCCTGAGCGATGTGATTTCAAATGCGATTGATCTTGTCCAGGAGTATCAGGCTAAAGAATTGCTGGAAGACGATAAAATCTGA
- a CDS encoding HRDC domain-containing protein, with product MMRVKVFKIRLPEEYLYTDQQALDDFLGNHEIIKSETAFVHDELYWSVVLYFEELKAGVSAVKESKSVKYSAENEMLNRDEEKILDALKLWRSEKAREQNLPIYFIASNKELLSVAKYKPAKKAELLDIKGFGKHKIENYGEEIIEILESI from the coding sequence ATGATGAGAGTAAAAGTTTTTAAAATAAGGCTGCCCGAAGAGTATCTGTATACAGATCAGCAGGCATTGGACGATTTTCTCGGAAATCATGAAATTATTAAATCGGAAACGGCTTTTGTACATGACGAGCTTTACTGGTCAGTTGTCTTATACTTCGAAGAACTGAAAGCAGGAGTATCTGCTGTAAAAGAATCCAAAAGTGTAAAATATTCGGCAGAAAATGAAATGCTGAATAGGGATGAAGAAAAAATTCTCGATGCCCTGAAATTATGGAGATCGGAAAAAGCAAGAGAGCAAAATCTTCCAATTTATTTTATAGCCAGCAATAAAGAGCTGTTGTCCGTAGCAAAATATAAACCGGCCAAAAAAGCAGAATTATTAGACATCAAAGGTTTCGGAAAACATAAAATAGAAAACTATGGTGAAGAGATTATAGAAATTCTGGAAAGTATCTGA
- a CDS encoding class I SAM-dependent methyltransferase produces MEKNYLEINRNSWNAKVEPHLKSDFYFVDEFLNGRSSLNSIELELLGNIEGKKILHLQCHFGQDSISLSRLGAVVTGIDLSDKAIATARDLTKKCGTDTEFICSDVYDLPNVLNEKFDIVFTSYGTIGWLPDLDHWAQVIAHFLKPDGKFIMAEFHPVVWMFDDDFNRVAYNYFNEKPIIETYNGTYADPSADITQEYVMWNHSLAEVIQNLIKNNMTINDFQEFDWSPYPCFKHIVESEKGKWRIPQFGNHIPLVFALEAQKKSS; encoded by the coding sequence ATGGAAAAGAATTATTTAGAAATTAACAGAAACTCCTGGAATGCTAAGGTGGAACCCCATCTTAAATCGGATTTTTATTTTGTTGATGAGTTTTTAAATGGAAGAAGTTCACTCAATTCCATAGAACTCGAACTTTTAGGAAATATTGAAGGAAAAAAGATCCTGCATTTGCAATGCCATTTTGGACAGGATTCAATATCATTATCAAGGCTGGGAGCTGTGGTTACCGGAATTGATCTATCCGATAAAGCTATTGCTACTGCAAGAGATTTGACGAAGAAATGTGGAACCGATACTGAATTTATTTGCTCTGATGTTTACGATCTTCCCAATGTTTTAAATGAAAAGTTCGATATTGTATTTACAAGCTATGGAACCATAGGATGGCTTCCAGACTTGGATCATTGGGCGCAGGTTATTGCTCACTTTTTAAAACCGGATGGGAAGTTTATCATGGCAGAATTTCATCCTGTTGTCTGGATGTTTGATGATGACTTTAATAGGGTTGCTTATAATTATTTCAATGAAAAACCGATCATTGAAACATATAACGGAACGTATGCAGATCCATCAGCCGATATTACTCAGGAATATGTGATGTGGAATCATTCATTGGCAGAGGTTATCCAGAATCTAATTAAAAATAACATGACCATAAATGACTTTCAGGAATTTGACTGGTCTCCCTATCCTTGTTTTAAACACATTGTAGAATCTGAGAAAGGTAAATGGAGAATACCGCAATTTGGAAATCATATACCTTTGGTATTTGCATTGGAAGCACAAAAAAAGTCATCGTAA
- a CDS encoding YtxH domain-containing protein, with protein MGNKTNGLLALLGLGALAYWKYKKSTPEEQQAVKDKINNVKDNVNKWGNDLKNKANDVASQVQDKVDEAKTKAQDSLS; from the coding sequence ATGGGAAATAAGACAAACGGATTATTAGCTTTATTAGGTTTAGGTGCTTTAGCATATTGGAAGTACAAAAAATCCACACCAGAAGAACAACAAGCTGTAAAGGACAAAATCAACAACGTTAAGGACAATGTAAACAAGTGGGGAAATGATCTTAAGAACAAAGCAAATGATGTTGCATCCCAGGTTCAGGACAAAGTTGATGAGGCAAAAACAAAAGCTCAGGACTCTTTAAGTTAA
- a CDS encoding cyanophycinase, with protein MKPVGKLIVIGGAVNKGSFAETDYDQNIEKNLNFFERGILRKIINESKLKENSVIEIVTTASQIPQIVGTEYKKAFEFLGAKNVNILDIHNREEANSDAMVARANAADVVMFTGGDQLRLTSILGGTRFHDTILLKYQEQDFIYSGTSAGAAAASENMIYQGSSSEALLKGEIKTTQGLGLIDNVIIDTHFVQRGRIGRLFQAVVNNPRTLGIGLGEDTGLFIHNDVMTAVGSGLVIIVDGRFIKDTNLTNINLGEPISIDNLTVHVMSMNDHYDLTTRTLTIENSQFNPIPQDK; from the coding sequence ATGAAACCTGTTGGAAAATTAATTGTTATCGGAGGTGCTGTAAATAAAGGAAGTTTTGCAGAAACCGATTATGATCAGAACATAGAAAAAAACCTTAATTTTTTTGAAAGAGGTATTTTAAGAAAGATCATTAATGAGTCTAAGCTCAAAGAAAATTCTGTAATAGAAATCGTTACTACAGCTTCACAGATCCCTCAGATTGTAGGAACGGAATATAAGAAAGCATTCGAATTTCTGGGCGCAAAAAATGTCAACATTCTGGATATCCATAACCGGGAAGAAGCCAATTCTGATGCTATGGTAGCAAGAGCCAATGCAGCGGACGTGGTGATGTTTACCGGTGGGGACCAATTGCGGCTTACATCTATCCTTGGTGGGACAAGATTCCACGATACCATTCTTTTAAAATACCAGGAGCAGGATTTCATCTATTCCGGAACTTCTGCCGGAGCTGCTGCTGCTTCAGAAAACATGATCTATCAGGGTAGCAGCTCGGAAGCATTATTAAAAGGAGAAATAAAAACCACTCAGGGTTTAGGACTTATTGATAATGTAATCATTGATACCCACTTTGTACAAAGAGGACGGATCGGAAGACTTTTCCAGGCAGTTGTTAATAATCCAAGAACATTAGGAATCGGATTGGGAGAAGATACAGGTCTTTTTATACATAATGATGTAATGACTGCTGTAGGTTCGGGTCTTGTGATTATCGTGGATGGACGTTTTATTAAAGATACCAATCTTACCAATATCAACTTAGGCGAACCTATATCCATTGATAACCTTACCGTGCATGTCATGTCGATGAACGATCATTATGACCTTACCACAAGAACATTAACGATTGAGAATTCACAATTCAATCCTATCCCACAGGACAAATAA